In a genomic window of Pelotomaculum thermopropionicum SI:
- the RsbW gene encoding anti-sigma regulatory factor (Ser/Thr protein kinase) has protein sequence MALERMAGTLDEETRIELKNSLSELERLSLALEEFGDRRCLPLKTVMDVNLALDEIFTNIVSYGFPDSDDHLIKINLLIEGKELNITVEDDGMPFNPLEIPEPDLNVPLEERKTGGLGIYFVRKMVDELRYERRQGKNVLFLKKKII, from the coding sequence TTGGCTTTGGAGAGGATGGCAGGAACCTTGGACGAAGAAACGCGGATTGAACTGAAGAACAGCCTTTCTGAACTGGAGCGGTTGAGCCTGGCTCTGGAGGAATTCGGGGACCGCCGCTGCCTGCCGCTGAAAACCGTCATGGACGTAAACCTGGCCCTGGATGAGATTTTTACCAACATTGTATCCTATGGTTTTCCGGATAGTGACGATCACCTGATCAAAATCAACCTGTTAATTGAAGGGAAAGAGCTGAACATTACAGTGGAGGATGACGGCATGCCCTTTAATCCCCTGGAAATTCCCGAACCGGATCTGAACGTGCCTTTGGAAGAGAGAAAAACAGGCGGACTGGGCATTTATTTTGTCCGGAAAATGGTTGACGAGCTGAGATATGAAAGAAGGCAGGGGAAAAATGTATTGTTTTTGAAAAAGAAAATAATTTAA
- the AtoC gene encoding response regulator (containing CheY-like receiver, AAA-type ATPase, and DNA-binding domains), translating into MMSKVLVVDDEESVRQMLKDVLEDDGHQVMLAENGREALEKITVRHPDAVLLDIRMPEIDGLAVLDIVRREGSTVPIILMTAFGITDMAIQAIQTGAYDYIIKPFNIDELLLTVKKAVNMQDLVTEVAALRDELAQNQGDSLLIGTSPRMQALYKDIGRVADRNVTVLILGESGTGKELVSWAIHRNSSRRDRPFIKINCATIPENLLESELFGHEKGAFTGADRRKPGKFELANRGTILLDEIGEISLSTQAKLLRVLQEKEFERVGGTETIKVDVRILAATNKDLARLAREGGFREDLYFRLNVVTMTVPPLRERREDIPLLANHFVQKFSGEFNKQITGFSQEAMDLLCSYEWPGNVRELKNACQRAVVMATAQVILPDDIPFSVQAGTHGVETPVYTPGMTLKEIVADVERQVILKVLRENNWNRSATAEALGINRRSLYAKMKEYGLI; encoded by the coding sequence ATGATGTCGAAAGTGCTGGTCGTGGACGACGAGGAAAGCGTACGACAGATGTTGAAGGATGTCCTTGAAGACGACGGCCACCAGGTGATGCTGGCCGAAAACGGCCGGGAAGCCCTGGAAAAAATCACGGTCCGCCACCCCGACGCCGTGCTTTTGGATATCCGCATGCCTGAAATCGACGGTCTCGCGGTACTGGACATCGTCCGGCGCGAGGGCAGCACGGTGCCCATTATCCTCATGACCGCCTTCGGCATCACCGACATGGCCATCCAGGCCATTCAAACCGGCGCCTACGACTACATCATCAAGCCGTTTAACATTGATGAACTTCTCCTCACGGTCAAAAAGGCCGTCAATATGCAAGACCTGGTCACCGAGGTGGCGGCCCTCAGAGATGAACTGGCCCAAAACCAGGGCGACTCTCTCCTAATCGGCACTTCGCCCAGGATGCAGGCCCTCTACAAGGATATCGGGCGGGTGGCCGACCGCAACGTCACCGTGCTCATCCTCGGTGAAAGCGGTACGGGCAAGGAACTGGTATCCTGGGCCATCCACCGCAACAGCAGCCGCAGGGACCGTCCTTTCATCAAAATCAACTGCGCCACCATTCCGGAAAACCTTCTTGAAAGCGAGCTCTTCGGCCACGAGAAAGGCGCCTTTACCGGCGCCGACAGGCGCAAACCGGGGAAATTCGAACTGGCCAACCGGGGCACCATCCTCCTGGATGAGATCGGGGAAATCAGCCTCTCCACGCAGGCCAAGCTGCTGCGGGTACTGCAGGAAAAAGAGTTTGAACGGGTCGGCGGAACAGAAACCATAAAAGTGGACGTACGCATTCTGGCCGCCACCAACAAGGACCTGGCCCGCCTGGCCAGGGAGGGGGGTTTTCGCGAGGACCTCTACTTCCGGCTGAACGTGGTAACCATGACGGTGCCGCCCTTGCGGGAGCGCCGGGAGGATATCCCGCTCCTGGCCAACCACTTCGTTCAAAAATTCAGCGGTGAGTTCAACAAGCAAATCACCGGCTTTTCCCAGGAAGCCATGGACCTCCTTTGCAGTTACGAATGGCCCGGGAACGTCAGGGAGCTGAAAAACGCCTGTCAGCGGGCGGTGGTCATGGCAACCGCCCAGGTCATCCTGCCCGACGACATTCCCTTTTCCGTCCAGGCCGGGACGCATGGCGTTGAGACGCCGGTCTACACACCCGGCATGACCCTGAAAGAAATCGTGGCTGATGTGGAAAGGCAGGTCATTTTAAAAGTACTCCGGGAAAACAACTGGAACCGCAGCGCAACCGCCGAAGCACTGGGCATCAACAGGCGTTCCCTGTACGCCAAGATGAAAGAGTACGGACTTATCTGA
- the RpoE gene encoding DNA-directed RNA polymerase specialized sigma subunit, sigma24 homolog translates to MNINAVLADKAELAVRAATEPVAFASIYDHYVSRVYKYMRYRVGDPTEAEDLTSQVFERVLAKIGGYCPERGPFAGWLFAIAHNTVVDYLRSQKRHRLVPLEVMAEAACSGTGPEEVVINIETREKLLAALSRLTDRERNLVALKFSAGLTNRAIAGITGLTESNVAVILFRAMRRLRAELEAKGAGRG, encoded by the coding sequence ATGAATATAAATGCAGTATTGGCGGATAAAGCGGAATTGGCTGTCCGCGCTGCAACCGAGCCGGTTGCTTTTGCTTCGATTTACGATCACTATGTGTCGCGGGTGTATAAATATATGCGCTACCGCGTCGGTGACCCAACCGAGGCGGAAGACCTCACCAGTCAGGTCTTTGAGCGGGTGCTGGCCAAAATCGGGGGTTATTGCCCGGAACGGGGGCCTTTTGCCGGCTGGCTCTTTGCCATCGCCCACAACACCGTCGTCGATTACCTGCGCTCCCAGAAACGCCACAGGCTGGTTCCGCTTGAAGTCATGGCTGAGGCGGCCTGCTCCGGAACCGGGCCGGAAGAAGTGGTAATTAACATTGAAACCCGGGAAAAACTTCTGGCCGCCCTGTCCCGCCTGACCGACCGGGAGCGAAACCTGGTCGCCCTGAAATTTTCGGCTGGCCTGACCAACCGGGCCATAGCCGGGATAACCGGCCTGACCGAAAGCAACGTGGCCGTGATTCTGTTCCGGGCCATGCGGCGGTTGCGGGCGGAGCTGGAAGCCAAAGGAGCGGGACGAGGGTAA
- a CDS encoding predicted permease, which translates to MPIARMPMTVFSVLGMGGVVGLLSGLFGVGGGFLLTPLLMMAGVPPAVATASDTNQIVAASASGTLAHSRSGNVDFKLGFIILVGGLIGGSYGTELVRVLRGMGNFDFVVKIAYVVMLFSVGLFMFFEGLHALRSRNVPREKKDPAVVRYLSRLPLQMDFQVSGIRCSVIGLFLLGFLIGILAALMGVGGGFIMLPVMIYLIGIPTIKAVGTSIFTVVFTSINVTIAQSVLNGTVDLVLAILLLIGSSIGAQLGVRLGRMLRGEQLRVIFSVIVLAVAVKILYDLLAVPSSLIVLGGGH; encoded by the coding sequence TTGCCGATTGCCAGAATGCCGATGACTGTCTTCTCCGTACTAGGCATGGGCGGCGTGGTGGGGCTTTTATCCGGCCTTTTCGGGGTGGGCGGCGGTTTCCTGCTCACCCCCCTGCTGATGATGGCCGGAGTGCCGCCGGCGGTGGCGACGGCCAGCGATACAAACCAGATCGTTGCCGCCTCCGCTTCCGGTACCCTGGCGCACAGCCGCAGCGGTAACGTCGATTTCAAACTGGGGTTTATCATCCTGGTGGGCGGCCTGATTGGGGGCAGCTACGGTACCGAACTGGTGCGGGTACTGCGCGGCATGGGCAATTTCGATTTCGTCGTGAAAATCGCTTATGTGGTCATGCTGTTCAGCGTGGGACTATTCATGTTCTTTGAAGGACTGCACGCCTTGAGGAGCCGGAACGTCCCCAGGGAAAAAAAGGACCCGGCCGTGGTCCGGTACTTAAGCCGTCTTCCGCTGCAGATGGACTTTCAGGTTTCCGGCATCCGCTGCTCCGTGATCGGCCTCTTCCTCCTCGGTTTCCTGATTGGAATCCTGGCGGCGTTAATGGGGGTCGGCGGCGGATTTATCATGCTGCCGGTGATGATCTACCTAATCGGCATACCGACCATCAAAGCGGTGGGCACCAGCATTTTCACCGTTGTATTCACCTCCATCAACGTCACCATTGCCCAATCGGTTTTAAACGGAACCGTTGACCTGGTGCTGGCTATCCTTCTTTTGATCGGCTCGTCCATCGGCGCGCAGTTGGGGGTACGTCTCGGGCGGATGCTCCGGGGCGAGCAACTGAGGGTTATCTTTTCCGTTATCGTCCTCGCCGTTGCGGTAAAAATACTCTACGATCTCCTGGCCGTGCCTTCCAGCCTGATTGTGCTCGGGGGTGGCCACTGA
- the UraA gene encoding xanthine/uracil permeases: MANRAHVKPVNLVYGVDDRPPLFITAVLAVQHVLLMSSALIFPVLVVQVVNGSPEEMQGLVSLSMIAGGVGTILQSLRKGPLGSGYLAPEGGSEPFLPAAILAVKTGGYPLLFGMTVVTGFFEALLSRGMNRLRFLFPPEVAGVVVFMVGASIIPIAVKLFFGAGGASSAGRSENLAVAFITFAVMVGTGIWGKGSLRQFCMITGIVAGYVSAYISGLFTASDFEQLNRAPLVALPYMGHTGWSFDPAVLLPFLIAGLCAVLKGIGDIATCQKINDAGWKRPDMDTISGGILAEAAKTIFGGLIGGMAHTTSSSNIGLSLATGATSRVIAYGIGGIYILLAFFPKVSALFSVMPEPVMGAVLIFCITFMLLSGIQMIVSRMIDTRKTIVIGSAVIAGVSVDMLPGLFSNVHPVLKPLLNSSLTMATVTVLLMNLILRIGVARRAKIELAPGEDNYKKIADFMEVQGGAWGARREVVGRAVSAMNEFMESVAALKLSTGKVVMEVSFDEFNLDVSIQYPGVLMEFPGARPTEEELLHEEDAFVRLSGFLMRHYADRVKSYSKNDFCHVLFHFDH; this comes from the coding sequence TTGGCAAACCGTGCTCATGTTAAGCCGGTCAACCTGGTCTATGGTGTCGATGACCGGCCGCCGTTATTTATTACGGCCGTGCTTGCCGTCCAGCATGTTCTTTTGATGTCAAGCGCGTTGATTTTTCCCGTGCTGGTGGTCCAGGTGGTAAACGGCTCGCCGGAAGAAATGCAGGGCCTGGTGAGCCTGTCGATGATCGCCGGGGGGGTCGGAACAATCCTGCAGAGTTTGCGGAAAGGTCCTCTGGGGTCGGGTTATCTTGCCCCCGAAGGGGGCAGCGAACCGTTTCTTCCGGCCGCCATACTGGCGGTAAAGACGGGCGGCTATCCCCTGCTGTTCGGGATGACCGTCGTTACCGGGTTTTTTGAAGCTCTGTTGTCGCGGGGAATGAACCGGCTGCGGTTCCTGTTTCCTCCCGAGGTGGCCGGGGTGGTGGTGTTCATGGTCGGCGCCTCGATCATACCCATTGCCGTTAAACTTTTTTTCGGCGCCGGCGGCGCCTCTTCCGCCGGCCGGAGCGAAAATCTTGCCGTTGCCTTCATCACTTTTGCGGTCATGGTGGGAACGGGTATCTGGGGCAAAGGGAGCTTAAGGCAGTTTTGCATGATTACGGGTATCGTCGCCGGTTATGTTTCCGCCTATATATCCGGCCTCTTTACGGCCTCTGATTTTGAGCAGTTGAACCGGGCTCCCCTGGTTGCGCTGCCCTACATGGGACACACCGGCTGGTCGTTCGATCCGGCGGTGCTCCTGCCGTTTCTAATTGCCGGGCTTTGCGCCGTCCTCAAGGGTATCGGCGATATCGCCACCTGCCAAAAAATCAACGACGCCGGATGGAAACGGCCGGACATGGATACCATCAGCGGGGGCATCCTGGCCGAAGCGGCAAAAACAATTTTCGGGGGATTGATCGGCGGCATGGCGCACACCACCAGCTCGTCAAACATCGGCCTATCCCTGGCTACCGGGGCCACCAGCCGTGTGATCGCCTATGGGATAGGGGGTATTTACATCCTGCTGGCCTTTTTTCCCAAGGTCTCCGCGCTGTTTTCGGTCATGCCCGAGCCGGTCATGGGGGCGGTATTAATTTTCTGCATAACCTTCATGTTGTTGTCCGGAATTCAAATGATCGTGTCCAGGATGATCGATACCAGAAAAACTATCGTAATCGGTTCAGCCGTCATAGCCGGTGTCAGCGTGGATATGCTGCCGGGGCTTTTCAGCAATGTTCACCCTGTGCTTAAACCACTCTTAAATTCTTCATTGACAATGGCCACAGTAACCGTGCTGCTTATGAATTTGATTTTACGGATCGGCGTAGCCAGGCGGGCAAAGATCGAACTCGCTCCCGGAGAAGATAATTATAAAAAGATTGCCGATTTCATGGAGGTCCAGGGCGGAGCCTGGGGCGCCCGCCGGGAGGTGGTGGGCCGGGCGGTTTCGGCTATGAATGAGTTTATGGAATCAGTGGCGGCGCTTAAATTGTCCACCGGGAAAGTGGTCATGGAGGTCAGCTTCGACGAATTCAACCTGGACGTGAGTATCCAGTATCCGGGGGTATTAATGGAATTTCCCGGTGCGCGGCCGACGGAGGAAGAGTTGCTGCACGAAGAAGACGCCTTCGTCAGGCTCTCCGGTTTTCTGATGCGCCATTACGCGGACCGGGTTAAATCTTACAGCAAAAACGACTTTTGCCACGTGCTGTTCCACTTTGATCATTAG
- the SplB gene encoding DNA repair photolyase has product MVFEPKRVIFEQDALKYPLGEKLLRYFKDKGVDTGFTASHNRVVSIPGKSRAEGFFEGKRTLVVGVRRTMSFETCKPSAHYQLPLATSCPGKCEYCYLLTNLGKKPYVRIYVNTEEILSAAREYIEKRKPEITVFEGAATSDPVPVEPYTGVLGKVIEFFGKQEYGRFRFVTKFTDVDSLLGVPHNGHTRFRFSINTGEVIKQFEHATPPLMERLAAAKKVAGAGYQLGFLVAPIIASEGWRKNYRDLFETAALEFKGKAPDLTFEFITHRFTRRAKSAILEVFPNTRLDLEEEARTFKFGQFGYGKYVYPKELFAVLKSYFETRAGEFFPEAKVEYFV; this is encoded by the coding sequence ATGGTGTTTGAACCCAAAAGGGTTATCTTTGAACAGGATGCGCTGAAATATCCCCTGGGGGAAAAACTACTGCGTTATTTCAAAGATAAGGGCGTGGATACCGGCTTCACGGCCTCCCACAACAGGGTTGTCTCCATTCCCGGAAAGAGCCGCGCGGAAGGATTTTTCGAGGGCAAAAGGACACTGGTGGTGGGGGTGCGCCGCACCATGAGCTTTGAGACGTGCAAGCCATCGGCGCATTATCAATTGCCCCTGGCTACCTCCTGCCCGGGCAAGTGCGAATACTGCTACTTGCTGACCAACCTGGGCAAAAAGCCGTATGTGCGCATTTATGTCAATACCGAAGAAATTTTAAGCGCCGCCCGGGAGTATATCGAGAAGAGAAAGCCGGAAATCACCGTTTTCGAAGGGGCCGCCACCTCCGACCCGGTTCCGGTGGAGCCTTACACTGGTGTTTTGGGAAAGGTGATCGAGTTTTTCGGAAAACAGGAGTATGGCCGCTTCCGCTTTGTCACTAAATTCACCGATGTCGACTCGCTGCTTGGCGTTCCTCACAACGGGCATACCCGTTTTCGTTTCAGCATCAATACCGGAGAAGTGATCAAGCAGTTCGAGCACGCAACCCCGCCGCTCATGGAAAGGCTGGCGGCAGCCAAAAAGGTGGCCGGGGCCGGTTACCAGCTGGGATTTTTGGTGGCGCCCATCATTGCCTCGGAGGGATGGCGGAAGAACTACCGGGATTTATTTGAAACCGCCGCCCTGGAGTTCAAGGGTAAAGCTCCCGATCTTACCTTTGAGTTTATCACCCACCGCTTCACCAGAAGGGCCAAAAGTGCCATCCTGGAAGTTTTCCCGAACACACGGCTGGACCTGGAAGAGGAGGCCCGGACCTTTAAATTCGGGCAATTCGGGTACGGCAAATACGTCTATCCGAAGGAACTCTTCGCGGTGCTTAAATCTTATTTTGAGACTAGGGCGGGAGAGTTTTTCCCGGAGGCAAAGGTGGAGTATTTTGTTTGA
- the RsbU gene encoding serine phosphatase RsbU (regulator of sigma subunit), protein MQLLITLIKNMSVVIVLAYVITRSRVFIPVLEGKNGLRNNLYLTGIFGLFSIYGTLSGIEILGGIANIRDLGPMIAGLMGGPLAGLGSGLIGAAHRYALGGMTALPCAISTVIAGLAGGMIFVLRRKQLPGVVVAALFAALVEILHMGLVLVLSRPYHAALDLVKQISLPMVLANSLGIGIFIYIVTNLLKERETEARKKRIEGELQVAREIQLGIVPKIFPPFPNRTEFDLHAVLEPAREVGGDLYDFFLLNEDTLCFLVGDVSGKGVPASLFMAVTKTLLKARAHEEQTPEGILGGVNNELCAENESNMFVTVFLGLLHIPTGRVTCSNAGHNSPFILRKDGSLEKLPKMRGIALGVMDSFIFASHSFTMQNGDTILLYTDGIDEAMNPEGELFGEERLAEVIRNHSHAGAAGLTNGLINAVRAFAGRAEQSDDITVLALRYKAAPAGDT, encoded by the coding sequence TTGCAGCTTCTCATTACGCTGATCAAAAACATGTCGGTTGTTATTGTACTTGCTTACGTTATAACCAGGAGCCGCGTTTTTATTCCGGTATTGGAAGGGAAAAACGGCTTGAGAAATAACCTGTACCTCACAGGTATATTCGGTTTATTCTCCATCTACGGAACGCTGAGCGGCATAGAAATACTGGGTGGCATCGCCAATATAAGGGACCTGGGGCCCATGATCGCCGGTCTCATGGGGGGGCCCCTTGCCGGTTTGGGGTCCGGCTTGATCGGGGCCGCCCATCGCTACGCCCTGGGTGGAATGACGGCTCTTCCCTGCGCCATTTCCACTGTTATTGCCGGTTTGGCCGGTGGAATGATCTTTGTCCTGCGCCGGAAGCAATTGCCCGGGGTGGTTGTTGCTGCCCTGTTTGCCGCCCTGGTAGAGATTCTGCATATGGGACTGGTGCTTGTTCTATCCCGGCCTTACCATGCCGCACTGGACCTGGTTAAACAAATATCCCTGCCCATGGTGCTGGCCAATTCATTGGGCATCGGTATTTTCATTTACATCGTTACGAACCTGCTCAAGGAACGGGAAACCGAAGCCCGCAAAAAGCGTATAGAAGGCGAATTACAGGTCGCCCGGGAAATTCAACTGGGCATAGTGCCGAAAATCTTTCCGCCTTTTCCCAATAGAACAGAATTTGATCTCCACGCCGTTCTCGAACCGGCCAGGGAAGTGGGCGGTGATTTATACGACTTTTTCCTGCTGAATGAAGACACCCTCTGTTTTCTAGTGGGGGATGTTTCCGGCAAAGGAGTCCCGGCATCCTTGTTTATGGCGGTGACCAAAACCCTTTTAAAGGCGCGGGCCCACGAAGAGCAGACCCCCGAAGGAATTCTGGGCGGTGTAAATAACGAACTTTGCGCGGAGAATGAATCAAATATGTTTGTAACGGTATTTCTGGGCCTTTTACATATCCCCACGGGCCGTGTAACATGCAGCAACGCCGGACATAACAGCCCCTTTATTCTGAGAAAGGACGGCAGTCTGGAAAAATTGCCCAAGATGCGGGGGATTGCCCTGGGGGTTATGGATAGTTTTATCTTTGCTTCCCACTCTTTCACCATGCAAAACGGAGACACCATCCTCCTTTATACGGACGGGATCGACGAGGCTATGAACCCGGAAGGTGAACTGTTCGGCGAAGAAAGACTGGCGGAGGTGATAAGAAATCACAGCCATGCCGGTGCTGCCGGGTTGACCAATGGATTGATCAACGCAGTCCGTGCTTTTGCCGGCAGGGCTGAACAGTCCGACGACATTACCGTTCTGGCGCTTAGATATAAGGCTGCCCCGGCCGGCGATACATGA
- the SpoIIAA gene encoding anti-anti-sigma regulatory factor (antagonist of anti-sigma factor), with protein MKIKESKSGAVIMLDLNGRLDASNSGVLEKKLTDLLGAGEKYFILDFDRLDYISSAGLRVLLMAAKKANGAGGKVALSSLKEHVREVFDIAGFTAIFPICSTSEEAAGLF; from the coding sequence GTGAAAATCAAGGAGAGCAAAAGCGGAGCCGTGATTATGTTGGATCTGAACGGAAGGCTGGACGCGAGCAATTCAGGCGTGCTGGAGAAAAAATTAACGGATTTGTTGGGTGCGGGGGAAAAGTATTTCATCCTGGATTTTGACCGGTTGGACTATATCAGCAGCGCCGGTTTGCGGGTGCTTCTCATGGCTGCGAAGAAAGCCAACGGCGCCGGCGGCAAAGTGGCCCTTTCCTCGCTCAAGGAACACGTCAGGGAGGTCTTTGATATCGCAGGCTTTACCGCCATTTTCCCGATCTGTTCCACCAGTGAGGAGGCGGCCGGGCTGTTCTGA
- the CysA gene encoding ABC-type sulfate/molybdate transport systems, ATPase component, whose protein sequence is MTEKILEAKNITLVKGKQTILNIEHFYLQAGETLALIGPNGSGKSTLMQVLMMLLRPTTGELFFNGEKINWKNAILYRRRMAMVFQEPLLLDTTVAENIATGLKIRGYEKPAIRSRVEEWLKKLGIEHLAGRTSRYLSGGEAQRVSLARAMAMGPEVLFLDEPFSALDAPTRTGLIAELSGILQDSRISSVLVTHDYTEIPLLAGRVVALENGRVVQTGPPREILTRPASLTVASLVGVENVIPGRLAGREGEKAAVQAGPHLIMAAGAKVRGGKVLILIRPEAVKLEGCAGGSGGNRINGRIARLLPHGGLFKAVVDCGFPLTMILSPEQVFGGVAAPGEEVTVCFDPGKVHLLDEPS, encoded by the coding sequence ATGACGGAAAAAATACTTGAAGCGAAGAACATTACCCTGGTCAAAGGGAAACAGACGATCCTGAATATCGAACATTTCTATCTTCAGGCCGGGGAAACCCTGGCCCTCATCGGTCCCAACGGGTCCGGAAAAAGCACGCTGATGCAGGTGCTGATGATGCTCTTGCGGCCGACCACCGGGGAACTGTTCTTTAACGGCGAGAAAATAAACTGGAAGAACGCTATCCTGTACCGGCGCCGCATGGCCATGGTTTTCCAGGAACCGCTTCTTTTGGACACCACGGTTGCCGAAAATATTGCTACGGGTTTGAAAATCAGGGGATATGAAAAGCCGGCGATTCGATCCCGGGTGGAAGAATGGCTTAAAAAGTTGGGGATTGAGCACCTGGCGGGGCGCACTTCACGCTACCTCTCCGGGGGGGAAGCCCAGCGGGTCAGCCTGGCCCGGGCCATGGCGATGGGGCCGGAGGTGCTGTTTCTGGACGAGCCCTTTTCGGCTCTGGATGCGCCGACGCGCACGGGACTGATTGCAGAACTGTCCGGCATCCTGCAGGACAGCCGGATCAGCAGCGTTTTGGTGACCCACGATTACACCGAAATCCCGCTGCTGGCCGGGAGAGTGGTGGCCCTGGAAAACGGCCGGGTGGTCCAGACGGGGCCGCCCCGTGAAATCCTGACCCGTCCGGCCAGCCTGACCGTGGCCTCGCTGGTGGGGGTGGAAAACGTCATCCCCGGGCGCCTGGCCGGCCGGGAAGGGGAAAAGGCGGCGGTTCAGGCCGGCCCGCACCTGATTATGGCCGCCGGGGCAAAGGTCCGGGGCGGTAAGGTACTAATACTGATCCGGCCGGAGGCCGTTAAACTGGAAGGATGCGCCGGCGGCAGCGGAGGAAACCGGATTAATGGCAGGATTGCGAGACTTTTGCCTCATGGCGGCCTGTTTAAAGCCGTCGTTGATTGCGGCTTTCCGTTGACAATGATCTTGAGCCCGGAACAGGTGTTCGGCGGGGTGGCGGCGCCGGGGGAAGAGGTCACCGTTTGTTTTGATCCCGGAAAAGTACACTTGCTGGACGAACCTTCTTAA
- the CysU gene encoding ABC-type sulfate transport system, permease component, whose translation MLTLKVSGLATLISVLIGVPLGAFLALTVFTGRKILVSVVNFGMGLPPVVVGLWVSIFLWRYGPLGFLGLMYTPTAIIIAQAVIASPIVTGFSMAAIQQLNPKIRLQIIALGATWRQTLFLIAREARMGLLAAVMAGFGGVVSEVGASMMVGGNIQGQTRVLTTATVMEVSKGNFDTAIAISFILLLLAYGITLALTLLQQQRRAT comes from the coding sequence TTGCTGACCCTGAAGGTCTCCGGTCTGGCCACCTTAATCAGTGTACTGATCGGCGTGCCCCTCGGCGCGTTCCTGGCGCTGACTGTATTTACGGGGCGGAAGATCCTGGTGAGCGTCGTCAATTTCGGCATGGGGCTGCCGCCGGTGGTGGTGGGCCTGTGGGTGAGCATATTTCTCTGGCGCTACGGGCCGCTGGGGTTTTTGGGGCTGATGTACACCCCCACCGCGATCATCATAGCCCAGGCGGTTATCGCATCCCCTATTGTAACCGGGTTTTCCATGGCCGCCATCCAGCAGCTTAACCCCAAGATCCGCCTGCAAATCATCGCCCTGGGCGCCACCTGGCGGCAGACCCTGTTCCTGATCGCCAGGGAGGCGCGCATGGGCCTTCTGGCGGCGGTGATGGCCGGCTTTGGCGGCGTGGTTTCCGAGGTTGGCGCCTCTATGATGGTTGGCGGCAACATCCAGGGGCAGACCCGGGTGTTGACGACGGCCACCGTCATGGAAGTATCCAAAGGCAATTTTGATACGGCCATCGCCATCAGTTTCATCCTTCTGCTCCTGGCCTACGGAATCACCCTTGCCCTCACCCTGTTACAGCAGCAAAGGCGTGCGACATGA